Proteins encoded together in one Bactrocera neohumeralis isolate Rockhampton unplaced genomic scaffold, APGP_CSIRO_Bneo_wtdbg2-racon-allhic-juicebox.fasta_v2 cluster11, whole genome shotgun sequence window:
- the LOC126765739 gene encoding uncharacterized protein LOC126765739: protein MEEAKMELMRTAKCPDNQGVPVLILANKQDLPGACNPKELEKLLGLHELLHPAINTQNTRPSSSSTGSIVCSSSTISMNTFGKTMTPTSQHNIKMFSNSGGNSNQFCESSSVAAVAELRTDQESENSDGISNTTNIYTSFLSTARDKHLLSCGSSQPSVVTTPTATAVNALMQPKSMTKSISYSAPSHQFKGWYIQPACAITGEGLQEGFEVLYEMILKRRKLNKMFKKKR from the exons ATGGAGGAAGCTAAAATGGAACTTATGAGAACCGCAAAGTGCCCTGACAATCAA ggTGTTCCTGTACTGATATTAGCTAACAAACAAGATTTACCTGGTGCTTGTAATCCTAaggaattagaaaaattattaggACTTCATGAACTATTACATCCAGCTATTAATACGCAAAATACAAGACCGAGCTCATCATCAACTGGTAGTATTGTGTGTAGCAGCAGTACAATTAGTATGAATACGTTTGGTAAAACTATGACACCCACATCGCAGCACAACATTAAAATGTTTAGTAACAGTGGTGGAAACAGTAACCAATTCTGCGAATCGTCATCAGTGGCAGCAGTTGCAGAATTAAGAACTGACCAAGAATCCGAAAATAGCGATGGAATTAGTAATACTACTAATATATACACATCATTTTTGTCGACAGCTCGCGACAAACATTTGTTGTCATGTGGATCCTCACAACCTTCAGTAGTGACAACTCCGACTGCTACAGCTGTTAATGCACTAATGCAGCCAAAATCAATGACCAAATCAATCAGCTATTCAGCACCATCACACCAATTTAAAGGTTGGTATATTCAACCAGCCTGTGCCATAACTGGAGAAGGTTTACAAGAAGGTTTTGAAGTACTTTATGAAATGATTTTGAAACGGCGGAAACtcaataaaatgtttaagaaaaaaCGGTAA